CGTGAATACGTTTAcataatctaaaaattatttttttaagttatagaTAATGATCATCTGATCATGCATGGAAATATCTATATTCCATGACATTacgaattttttatcatatgcGCAGTGGCTCATAATATCCATAAAtccttttgtaataaaataaaatagtttcaaaaattatatagaatagtgttctcagatttttaaaaatgttataatttttaatatatccactcacttttttctttttgtaaccCAGAAATTTTTTCGACGAAatgataagatattttataccgAATGCAACCATCTTTAATAAAGTCATTCCGAAATACAAATCGGAAGATAGAATCCAAAAACAGGATCGGATTCGACTTAAAATAGagataaaggaaaaaataccGCCAATGTTTTGCCATAGATATTTTGATAGGTATTGGTAGCATGTTATATTTCATCATGACATCTGTCGAGTCGAACAGTATTCTTAcccataaataaatttttaataagaaactaaagaattttttcataGCGCTACTTATCCggttgaaatattatttatttcgaaataatagaGGATTCTACTGAGATGTGATGTTTGAAATGTAATGAGAAAAAGAGTTCTATCTTCAAAAATgtacgaaaaaataattttcaaatttcgcGTAGAAAGATGTCCCTTTAATATGGGCTAGCCCTTGACACAAGTATCGTTCTTGTTTGGAAGACATTGCATGAAACGCCACGAACGTATAGCGATATACATTCAGCTTGCACTTGCATTTCGAATGGACGGGTCGTAAACATGCGAAGGGCAAAAGCTCGCGCAAGATACATGAAGCaaagatttaaataactaGCATGAGCGAGTCGAGATACCAGAACTCATGCATACCCCGACGAGGGCAAGCTTGGACATTGCTGCATTTGAAGGTGCACGAAGGAGATCTTCCGACTCATCGTGTAAGAAATAAGGGTGACCGTGGTGGACCGCGAGGATGAGAGGGCGAAAGTCCGAGAGAGGAAAGGAGAGAGCCTTACGATTTATGATTCGATCCAACTGGGAACCGAGCATAAGGTATGCGGTTCATAGTACGCTTTAACGCGCAAGAAAGGCGCAATAAATTGTTCAACGCGTGCAAGTACGTCTCGGGGAGTCGGGGGTAAATGCGAGACTCACCCTTAACAAGATTCGGTCGTTCGGTGCTCGTCCTTTTTCTGCAACGTTGACCTTCAAGGACGTAACAAACTCATTTTCCTCTGACTGTGGTTAGTGCGAGCATGCACACTGCAGTGTAACACGTTTTTAGATGtcgttgataaaaaaaaagacaaagatTTCTTAGCTACTATGACACGAACAAATACAatttcgtatttattatatattgaaaaataatgagcGCAATTAGATTTGTCAGATATTATctatctgaaaaaataaagaccTGTGAATTTAAATCTTATCCAACCTATTCAACTTCTTTttcaactatttttatttttattttgatgttcttataaaataataataaaatagaagtcgtttatatgtaaaatataaaaataattaaccgGTACATCGGCGTTTCTTATATCACGCctaccatttttttctcacccACTATCGCACCAACTCTGAACGTGACACACAAGATGAGTGGCGCAATTCTTGCAGCCGTTGTTATACGGAACATATCGCCGCAGCACATGCATCAACGATTTATCGTCGCAATATAGCCCTCTCGAAAGTTTATCGTGCTCGTGAAAAGAGCGTTTCGGCGAATGACGAATTACCAATTTGAATCGGTCATATGACATTTGCTCGCGAATGTTAATGGAACAGATTAACGCGATAGTTTATCCTAATTCAAAGCAAAGGCAGGTGGACTCTTTTGCTCTCCCTTGAGCTTCGATGAAGTCAAGTCCAAGCCGCGCTGTCAACTGCAGTTTCCCCGGCGGGGATTTAAGGCATTCGGTTATTCACTCAGTCGACGATTCAAAAGGTTCTATATATCTGGTTTCTCCTCATTCGAGCTGGAATTTGCATCCCGAAATTCTCGTGACGGCCTCGAAATCTCAATACgcaattcaataataatacaatataatataatgcaataataattttttaatggaaattaTTCGTGATATTGCAAAATACTGCTAAACATCattaactatttattaataattaaaaggtgttttgtttttatgctTTTTCTGCATTTACCataatatttgttaacgaAAGTGTCTGATATATGTTTGCATCAGTTTTTATTCATTGTTAGTGTTCATGTTTTAGTGACAAGAATCGAAGGAAGAAAATCACGTTGGTCAAGTAAAAGATCTAAGGCTTTCCATAAAAAGATTATCAAAGTCAGGACTAAAAATATCCTTCGACAATAGTTATTACAAAACTCACGAAGAAATAGAAGCGTATTTATAGATCCagcattgtaaatataattcttatacgATGagatcataatttttatgatttagatcataatttataattattatgatctCTTCGtctataagaattatatttacaatatcatGACGATGCATCTACATCGATGAATATGATGTaattcatgtaaaaaaaacttaatatgctgatgtattttataaaattctttcattAATACTTTTGCAAAACATTAACGACACTTTCGATGTGTgcgtcaaaattaaaaatcatacaatttatttaataattaagttaatagACCACacttacaatttttgtaaccCTTATTCTTGTGGtgtgcgcgcacacacgcacacgcgtgtACGAAACCTGATAGAGTAATTCTGCGGCCAGATTCGGAGCTGCGAGCTGAGAGCAAAATTATGTAAGACACTTTTGTTTCCCAAAACGCAGGACCATCATACTTgtgtaattaatgtaatgacaaataataaatattatacaatggAACAACTTTATGTTCCATTGTATACTGAATaagagataataaaagaacGACAATGTTTTacttcttgaaaaaaattaatgcgatCTGTCCATTATTAGGAATTATCTGGAcgtttttcatataattttttattttaatttaaagcatgaattaaaaaataaaatacttaatataaatcaatatttatatattttttatttgcaattattttattaacactttatttgttaaaaataaaaacttaaaacattatttagtaaaaattccCACGATATTCTCTTAAGACTaaagaaatctttttaaagCATTTGACGTGAAACGGTTTTcaaaaatgtggaaaaattttcttctggTTCCAGATGTAAAAGGCGACAGGATAAATTCCACAATTTTTCGGCATAATGACGATTGTTTGCTTTCCGATATGTAGTAGAAACGCCACAGTttctatgtataaaaaataaatacgaaaaaaataatgcagaattatgtcatataaaattatatatatatatatatatatatatatatatatatatatatatggggcattccatgCCAAATCACCGAGGATTTTCCTCGACCATTTTTGATTTGGcggaaatttttttgaatttttatactaaatgAAAGTAGAttccatgattttttttttagatttttatctctACCCATACTTAAGTTAtggattttttcaaaaaaatgcagtttaaaatttcaaatgcctgtaactttaagaaaaaaaaagatattgttgtttatttagtataaaaacaaaaaattttccgcCAAATCAAAAATGGTCAAAGAACCAATGATCCTCGGTGATTTTGCATGGAATGCCTCACATACCTATATaatattctgtataaaaataattttgtataatacataGTATATTCTTACGAATAATAAAGACCGGTCTCATTGGCTGTCTTTTCATCCACAGAACAATATATTGTAGTTTGCGCTCCttgttcaacatttttaaaaaataatttctttacacaGATATTATCACAGATACAAACACAAAAAGCTGCACCTCGAAACATACGATTGCTATTTCGTGCTATTCCGGTAAAAATTAAACCAGGATGTAAAGAGTATATGTTTATCCCGTGAATATTTGCTTctgaaaattgaaatctttGTGTAAAGATCTATCTTTGTGTActgtttctttattatatatttaaaaaatcaataacgaTCGATTAGTGattgttaattaaagaatattaaataaatgtgatcTATCTCAATAATGTTTCCTTTTTGGGCATACCTTTCAATCGACGAGCAAGTTCCTTGGTGAACAGAATGATTGCCAATTTACTTTGTGCATAACTTCTAAATGGTACATAAGATCTTTCCAGATTAATGTCATCGAAATCTATGTCAGCAACTATAGAATGATTTTGTTAGAGTTGTACTTTAAACAAAAGCCGGGTGtgtacaaaagacattttagtttatttctaAAGTCACCATAATCGCtttacatacaaatatatacagcTGATGAGACATTGATTATTCTGCAGTTGGCAGAAGACGATTGCATTTTTGGTAGTAACAGAAGTGTCAAAAGAAAATGGCCAAGATAGTTAACTTGTAATGTCGTCTCATTTCCATCCTCTGTCCTTTCGTATGATGGAGACATAAGCACACCGGCATTATTTATGAGTATGTGAATAGCTGCTTCATTTGTCAGCAGATTTTTAGCACAATCTCTCACGCTTTTAAAACTGCGCAGATCCAGAAAATAAATCGCAAGCTCAcctacgttatttttatattcatccTTTGTCATCCTAAaagtaaccgttgatttacgGACCATATCGTCATTTTCTCCATcatgaaaaaatttgattgagATAAATATAGTGTCATAAAGTCacgaataaattaaagtaaatagtacaattaatttaattgcttcTTATGAtacaagtttatatatttaccatGAAGGTGGATTGTTCTTTATATCTTCGACTGCTTCATTTGTCTCTTCCATATTTATACCAGCCAGAATTACTCTAGCACCTAAATGTACACGTTATTTATACGAATGTATTTAAgcgtatactttttaattatcgagtcgtaaaaattctttatagatTTCTAAATGAAGCAAAGATaatcgaaaaagaaacaaatattctAGTAAAGAAATGAATATAGTGGTCTTACAATATAAGCTATCGTTATAcacattgaaaaataattattttgcagcCAAGAAGAGCACTttacttgttttattttacttcttttaagtaatagaaataattgtttcgccaataatgattaaaacagaaatgtttattattctcGACAATTGGCAACCAGTGTAATGTCAAACGACTTTACGACGTTTCAACCCTCAAGTTTGGGTTCTTCAAGCATCTGAATAACAAACAATACGGTGTAACAATAATTTGGTCAACGAGATAAAATAACTTGTCtcattttgattaaaaagcACTCCAACACGATCAATTGTCATTACACTGGTTCACAATTGTTGtcgagaataataaatatttctgttcttttaagttttcttttagccaagaatattttcttactaatagtttcaaaatattttgacacaagtcaagaatattgttttgagtAAATGTAATTCTTACAACAACTTTATAGTAGATTTGCGGATTAAGTAAATAGTAAGCTTGTATATCCGCAAATCTACCATAAAGTCATTGTAAGAATTACATGTACTCAAAACAATAGTCTTGACTTGtgtcaagatatttgaaaattattagtagaaaatattcttggctgaaagaaaatttacttaaaagaagtgaaataaaataagtaagtgCTTTTTTTGGCTGTTGAatggtaataatttttctgtgtgtGTGGTTATAACAATGACACAGCACTGTCATCTCaatgaataacaaatttatacgCCTCATCAATGCTATATAATATCTACTTAAATTTCAAAGGGTTTAGGGTAACTTGAATTATCTTTTCAGTCAAATAACCTCTCGCGTATAAATCTCTGGCAGTTTCCTTGCCGAGACCACTACTTGCTCCTGTTATCACAACAGTTTTGCCGTCAAGACGTGCTTTGCTCGTACACATTTTATTGAAGAACCTCATTTTATGGTTTATCTTTATCCACGACGTCACCAATATGTGACTGACTATTTCTATTGGAATTCACTCGCTATCGCTTTCACTGAATATGCACTATTCAACTTTGCAATGTGCTTGACATTACTCGTCAAATATCCACACACTTGCGGCTTcgtgtgtttttatataataatagttctTCTTTATCCACGATTTCACCAATATGTGACTGACTATTTCTATTGGAATTCGCTCACTATCCCTTTCATTATTGAATATGCTATTCAATTTTGCTATTTAACTTTACTATGTAATGCTTGCTCGTCGAATATCCACACGCTTGTAAATATCTTGCAGCATAGTCGtgttcttatataaattgcacAAGGCTAAAGTCATTACTGCACAAGTTCAAAGATCGATACTCGTAGTCGATTCTTATCTTAATACCGTCTTACATAATGTATTAAGGTGCTAATACTCTGATTGGCGAGCTGATTTATGACaccttaagattgtacttgaGACGGTCtcaaatataagaaccgactacgAATATACCAGCCAAAATCTAACTGCAAGTAATTATCTAATTTGTGCAATTAAAATCTGCGCAGATTTTAGTGTATAACAAGagaattactttattttttcgcaCAAACGTTCAACCATCTGACACATGAAGTGTTTCGCATACTCAAAAGATTAATCTTagctacttttatttttttacttatatatgtagtataatatgtaatgtaataataaagcatGTATAGTATAAGAATTATAGTTAATACCGACTGATAAatccttttaaaattttccgtAATAACAATTGGTAAAGGAAAGGCCAATAATCGAGCAATAATGGATgtcaatttatatacttattaatcaCATATATGTAAACAACGGAACGATTATTGGCCTTTCCTTTAccaattgttatatttatacgagcgtactagtttattttatttccgtaataatttgcttaaaaataaaaaatctttttaaagcaTTTGACGCGAAACGGTTTGCACaaatgtgataaaattttcttctggTTCCAAATGTGAAAGACGACAGGATACATTCCATAATTTTTCGGCGTATTGACGATTGTTTGCCTTCCGATATGTAGTGGCAACGCTGCAGTCTCtacatatattgtatgtacatataaaacacAATGAATTATGTTATTCTGTATAGGAATGAGTTTGTATAATACTAGTATATTCTTACGAATAATAAAGACCGGTTTCATTAGTTATTTTTTCATCCACAGAGCAATATGTAGTTTGCGCTCCTTGGtcagcattttttaaaaataattttatgcagatattagaaaaaaagctgCACCTGGAAATGATGTAAGATTGCTATGCCGTGGAATCATACCAGGATGTAAGCAGTATATGTTTATCCCGTGAACATTTGCttctgaaaatttaaatcGTTGTGTAAAGATCTATCTTCGTATAGGCACTATTtctttatcataaaaaaaaattaataacgatcgATTAGTAATtaggaaatattaaataaatgtgatcTATCTCAATAATGTTTACTTTTTGGGTATACCTTTCAATCGATGAGCAAGTTCCTTGGTGAACAGAATGTTTGCCAATTTACTTTGTGCATAACTTCTAATTGGTGCATAAGATCTTTCCAGATTAATGTCATCGAATTCTATGTCAGCAactatagaaaaattttgttagaGTTGTGCTTCAAACAAAAGCCGGGTGTGTACACGTTTTAGTTTATTTCTAAAGTCATACAAATATGTACAGCTGATGAGACATTGACTATTCTGCAGCTGGGAGAAGACGATTGCATTTTTGGTAGTAACAGAAGTGTCAAAAGAAAATGACCAAGATAGTTAACTTGTAATGTCGTCTCATTTCCATCCTCTGTCCTTTCGTATGATGGAGACATAATCACACCGGCATTATTTATGAGTATGTGAATAGCTGCTTCGTTTGTCAGCAGATTTTTAGCACAATCTCTCACGCTTTTAAAACTGCGCAGATCCAGAGAATAAATCGCAAGCTCGcctacgttatttttatattcatccTTTGTCATCCTAAAAGTAACCTTTGATTTACAGACCACATCGTCATTTTTtctatcataaaaaaatttaattaagataaatatagttttataaagacacaaaaataaattaattaaagcaaaaagtatagttaatttaattgctttttatgacacgtatttatatatttaccatGAAGGTGGATTGTTCTTTATATCTTCAACTGCTTTATTTGTCTTCTCCATATTTCTGCAAGCCAGAATTACTCTAGCGTCTAAATGCACACGTTATTTATACGAATATGTTTAAggatatactttttaattataaagtcgtaaaaattaaaaaattttatggatTTCTAAATGAAGCACAGATAATCGAAAAAAccaaatatttatagtaaagaaatgaatatataGCGTTCTTATGAAGTATCGTTATATATGGTTGTATAACAATGACATTTGGCtgcagttattttttaatgaataacaaatttatactTCTCATCAatgctatataatatttacttaaatttcaaAGGGTTTAGGGTAACTTGAATTatcttttcaataaaatcacCTCTCGCGTATAAGTCTCTGGCAGTCTCCTTGCCGATACCACCACTTGCTCCCGTTATCACAACAGTTTTGCCGTCAAGACGTGTTTTGCTCTCACACATTTTACTGAAGAACCACATTTTATAGTACTTGTTTATCTATGAcgttatcaatatataattgacTATTTCTATTGGAATTCACTCACTGTCGATTTCACTGAATGCTGAATATGCTCTATTCGATTTTGTAACATGCTTGACGCTCGTCGAATAATCTCGCTCGTGTTTTCGTGTTCTTATATAATCTGCACAACAGATAATTGATAATGTGCGGACGAAATCAGCGCAGATTTTGGTCAATTTAGAgcactgaaatatatataaactgaaaCGATTGAAATCCACGGTAGGCGAACGATATGAGAGAGAAGTCCCAAGTTCCTCTCTTCTGCTTGTCTAGCCCACAGCGTAGTTAAGAGTGGGGAAGATGGAGTGGGGATGAAGTACAGGCTGATCAAGAAAACCAGACAAGGACAGAACACTGTTCGAGACACACTATGCCAATGCTGAGTTCACTTTTGCGTAATATATACATGCCAGTTTTGTATTATTTCGAATTATTTTGTCCTCGACCAAATTTCCTCAAGACGATGTGTCAAAGAACAAAATCAACTactacttataattttatacgtcgtgtaatataaaaaagaaatacattgATATTGGAGGACCATTGTGCATTCGAAGAATACACGCCTAAATAaaacacgtatatattaaCCATACATACATCAAATTATACAGCTTTTAATATTGAACAGAATAGCAATCAAAGATCTAACATCAACTATAAATCATTGAAAGTGGACTTTGATGTTTATGTAACACGCATGATTTACGCAATTACAGTAGCTATTACTACAAAGTATTCAAAGTGTCTATTTCTTTCATTCAAATTACGATAAGAGTTTCGTTGCGTGAACATGTCAAAAATtgtaatagttttttattttgcgaaaaaaaatattaattacaggCCAGAGTGACGATTTGTTTGTGTCAGTTATTTGCTGGCAATTTGAGAAATCGATATAGCATATCGCCGCGTTTGCCGCAACTACGCGTTTTGTTGTGAACGCGAATGCAATCGATTGGATTCGCGGACAGCGAAATTCGTGAAAAAACTCTCGAGACGTCGCGTCATATTCGCTCCTCGTGAATTGCATCGAACAGCTCGGGCTCGTGAATTTCCGTGATAGAGGAGATTCGATGAGTACACGCGCGCTTGGACCAACTTTCGGATCGACGGTGTTCGTATACACACTTACATGGCACACCGTTCGATAAAGCCGCGtacaaacatacatatatacgggTAGAGTCGACACCAATGTGTACAGTCGAGATTTCGCGAAAGACCGTGAGTCTTTCTACATATTATAAAGGTATTACGGTATTATAGAGATATTGTAGTGTTCACAAGTAAAAAGATATTCAtgttataagaatatttatgaaaataaaataatatatactgaCTCTTTAAAAAGCATATAAGCATGTCGAATTAAATATCATTGTTGTTCCTTTGCCGATACCCTGATTGCTTTTTTATATGCCTTTATCAAAAGAATGAAGTTTTTTAGATTTGTTAAAAGTGAAGCCTGTGTTATGTAGATGtgatgtataaattatatcgtgTATGCgcatgtgtatacatatatgtcgtGTATGCGATTTTTCGTCACACCCCATTCATTCGTATCGAGAATACGGAATGAATAAATCATCGTATCAGCTTAATAAGCTTcgcttttgataaaaaatataacgtacctttttttatacactatttttataaaaatttctcgacAACTATACATGATATCTAAATATCGCTAATTTATAACTTacataataagataaatttgtttaacaatTAAGTGTCTCTTGATTTACAGATAAGACTTTATTGTGCAAATCAGACTATTACTCactgttatacatataatttactttcagCTATATAGATATCagttagaaaattttcttttgttaatcAATTTACTAATCAGTattaactataattattatactacatattctttattatctattacattacatattataatatttatacaaatgaaaaaaatgaaagcaGCTAAGaagttaatattattcttttgagTATGTAAAACATTATGTCAGATCGTTGAACGTTTGCGCGATGCATGCGTGTCGTGCGTGTAACTAAAAAGAGAAAGTAATTTTCCTTATTAATAAACAGCTATACGAGTCAGGCGCGGTACGTGGTGtgcaagtaaagaaattaatagttacagaagtaatgaaatacaatgtatataatatacatatacatatatttcaacttaataaactgcgcgccgattatttgtcggacttgaaacacagctatcgttggaacattaataccctttcctccccggaattaaatcgacgcgatttaattattttgaaaaaactgtaaaaaatttattgcaaaaaatattacctcagccaggattcgaacctggaacttCCTTCATTCCGTAAAAGGCGTTgtaccaattcgactaccgaggcatatggtaatatttatcgcaataaccagttaataatagttaaaaaCGCATGTTTCAGCCTACGTAAATTGAATTATGTCATTAGACTCGTAAAAatgtcaacaaattaataaacagctGTACGAGTCAGgcgcggtacgtggtgcgcaagtaaagaaatatatatttgaagtGGTTACTTTCCGCCCGCTATGCCGGGTGGTAAGTATCAATTTTCTtccctagggaggaaagtaaGCCCTGGCGTGAAATGGCCACTCTCGCCCCTCTCTAGGCATggaagtcgaactttccgtaaaagtgttgtgaaaaatatcgtgtgcacctcgggccgaaagctttttcagactcgtgtgatttgcCGCCCGAGCCTTCGGCAAATCGGCTCGGGcggcaaacttcacactcgtctgaaaaatGCTGCTTTCCCCtcttggtgcacaatatactattttccAATGTGGTCGGACACTGGGACGTGTCCGGCCATTGGGACATTTACCTTATATCTAAAAAGAGAAACGATTTAAACGGCGAATGCGAGTCAGGCGCGGGACGTGGTGCGCAATAAAACTTAAGACGTGTATTCAAATGTAACGAACATTTCGGCTCTTCCTTTGAGCCATCTTTAgcatttattaagaaaaaagattctATTCCTGCAGAGCTCGAGGCAGAAAGCTTCTGTTACATTTGAATACATATCTTAAGTTTTATTGCGCACCACGTCCCGCGCCTGACTCGCATTTGCCGTTTAAATCGttgacattttcacgagtctaattatattattgaaaagagAAAGTAGTTTTCCTTCCGTACATTAAGATCTGTgtagatttaataattacctGCTGCTAACCTTATGTAGTCTATATAAGAACACGAAGACGCACGCGTGAGCGTGTAGATATACGACGAACGTCAAACACGTTACAAGATCGAACAGAGCATGTTCAGTGAAATCGATAgtgaataaatttcaatagaaGTAGTTAATCGCATATTGGTAACGTTGTTGATAAAGAAGCATCCTAAAATGtggtttttcaataaaatgtgTACGAGTAAAGCACGTCTTGACGGCAAAACTGTTGTGATAACGGGAGCAAGTAGTGGTATCGGCAAGGAGACTGCCAGAGACTTATACGCGAGAGGTAATTTTACTGAAATGCTAATTTAAGTTACTAtaacatttgaaattttagtacatattacatatcattaatgaaatataaatttattattcatcaaAAGACGATGTGCCATATGTcattcttatataatcatatgatAATATAGTATGTATAAGAGAAAGGCTCTTTTTCGGTTATCTTTACGTCATTTAGAATTCTATAAAAAGCTTTTTTAGAactctataaataaaaaatattctcttaaacacatttatattaataacatgtGCATTTAGGCGCTAGAGTAATTCTGGCTTGTAGAAATATGGAAAAGACAAATAAAGCTGTTGAAGATATAAAGAGCAATCCACCTTCatggtaaatatataataaataataaacttgtCTCATAAGAAaccattaaattaatttgctttaattcattatttctcTATTCTTATTATgaaactatatttatattaattctttattgcCCTCATTCAGCGAACGAACTTTTGTGCTTTCGTATGAGCGCCACGCTGCGCCTATATGTGTaacattgttatattaatgcaCACATTAGTGCGGCGTTGCCACatagttttttcattattaggTCAACACAGCTTTCTACATAGACGTATATAATTGTCACAATTAGAAAAGGAAAGCGTCTCCGCAAGCATATCTTCTGTCCTTCAAATCTTGCTTGAAGCTCTCCAATGAGAATGTTCAGTCTATTACATACGTCTATGGTCTTGTAACTCTTGTAAGAACAAGAGGATGAGACATCGACCAATACATCGATCTGCCATAGTAAAGCTTAGGTTTGGCAATACGTCGACTGTACGTATTTGCTC
This genomic stretch from Temnothorax longispinosus isolate EJ_2023e chromosome 9, Tlon_JGU_v1, whole genome shotgun sequence harbors:
- the LOC139818772 gene encoding retinol dehydrogenase 12-like isoform X2 — protein: MVRKSTVTFRMTKDEYKNNVGELAIYFLDLRSFKSVRDCAKNLLTNEAAIHILINNAGVLMSPSYERTEDGNETTLQVNYLGHFLLTLLLLPKMQSSSANCRIINVSSAVYIFADIDFDDINLERSYVPFRSYAQSKLAIILFTKELARRLKEANIHGINIYSLHPGLIFTGIARNSNRMFRGAAFCVCICDNICVKKLFFKNVEQGAQTTIYCSVDEKTANETGLYYSNCGVSTTYRKANNRHYAEKLWNLSCRLLHLEPEENFSTFLKTVSRQML
- the LOC139818772 gene encoding retinol dehydrogenase 12-like isoform X1 — protein: MRFFNKMCTSKARLDGKTVVITGASSGLGKETARDLYARGARVILAGINMEETNEAVEDIKNNPPSWMTKDEYKNNVGELAIYFLDLRSFKSVRDCAKNLLTNEAAIHILINNAGVLMSPSYERTEDGNETTLQVNYLGHFLLTLLLLPKMQSSSANCRIINVSSAVYIFADIDFDDINLERSYVPFRSYAQSKLAIILFTKELARRLKEANIHGINIYSLHPGLIFTGIARNSNRMFRGAAFCVCICDNICVKKLFFKNVEQGAQTTIYCSVDEKTANETGLYYSNCGVSTTYRKANNRHYAEKLWNLSCRLLHLEPEENFSTFLKTVSRQML